The following nucleotide sequence is from Methanolinea sp..
CGGGGATGCTCTCACCCTCCTGCGGCGCCGGACCGACTGCCGCAAGCTCGTCCGCAGAATGCTCGCCCCCAAGAAGGGGAGAAGCCCGGCAAAGATCATCCGCCAGCTCCAGGATGCAGGGATCAACGATGTAACGGGTCTTGCCGGTGCCGATCCCGCGTTCTTGAAAAAACTGGGTATCAGTGAGAAGGAGAGCGACTCCATCCTCCGGGAAGCAAAGATGGTGGAAAACGAACAGTTCCTCAGGAATGCCGGGATCCCGGCGGTGAGCATGAAGAAATATTTCGCTGCCGGCATCTATTCCCCGGAGGATTTCCTCTCCGGCCACCCGGTCTGGCTCTCCGGAGTTGTCGGACTCTCCCTTGATACCGTCCAGCGCCACGTTGAGATGGTGGCACGGGCGAAGGGGCAGACCCCTCCGGTGAAGTACTCAAAAGGGCAGGTAGCTCGTGGCAGCGCAGAGCTCCGCTCTCTCCCGGGTATGACCGAACCGTTGATCGGGCAGTTGCAGAAGATGGGGATCATCAGCGGCACCCTCTTTCTCGCTGCGGATCCCGCGACCCTTGCTGCACAGTGCGGTATCCCGGAAGGGAAAATTAAAGCCTGGCAGGCAGTGTTACAGGAAAGGGAGAAGAAGGCCCGCAATGATATTATTGTGATCTGAGGCCCTGACGATGCACACTAAATGGAAGAACTGGGTCCATGTGACCAAACTCGATCCCGACAAGACCCTGCCTCCGGGAATCGTCAGCGAGATCGCCGCAAGCGGGACCGATGCACTCATGCTTTCGGGAACTCTCAATGTCACCCTCGAGAACCTTGAGAGACTCCACCGGGAAGTCGCCGTATCGGGCCTCCCCCTGGTCATGGAACCGGCCAGCCCAGAGGCGGTCCTGGCAAACGGAATCGATCTCCTGTTTGTCCCAAGCGTCCTCAACTCATCCGAGGTCCAATGGATCGTTGGGAAGCACCGGGACTGGATCCTCCACAACAACCGTATTGACTGGGAGCGGGTGATTCCCGAGGCCTATATCGTGCTCAATCCGGATTCTGCGGTCGGGAAAGTTACACGGTCGAACTGCATGCTCTCTCCTGCGGAAGTCGCATCCTATGCCATGGTTGCCGACCGTTACTTCAGGTTTCCTATCGTGTACATCGAGTATTCCGGCATGTACGGGAATCCTGCCGCGGTGAAGGCGGCATCGGAAGTAATCGACTCTGCAGTCCTGTACTATGGCGGCGGGATCAATTCGGGCCAGCGGGCAGCGGAGATGGCCAAGTACGCCGATACCATCGTGGTCGGTAATGCCGTCTATGACCGGTGTATCGATGTTCTGAAAGAGACGGTGAAAGCGGTCCAGTAGGCCATCGATGCCCGAGATCGATATTGTCCTGGTTGCCCCCCTGTACGAAGGTAATGTGGGATTTGCCGCGCGGGTAATGAAGAATTTCGGGTTTTCCCGCCTGGTGCTGATCGATCCCTGCACGCTGGGCCTGGAAGCCCGGGCCCGGGCGGCGCATGCAGGCGATGTGCTTGATTCTGCCGAGATACTTACCCTCGAAGAAGTTTTCTCGCGAAGTGATCTTGTAATCGCTACCACCGGTGAGGTGAGCAAATCGGTCTGCACCCCAATGCGGATGCCGTACTTCCAGCCGTCCGAGATCCGGGACATCATCGCCGACATCGATGGCCGGATCGCCGTTCTCTTTGGACGGGAGAACTGGGGGCTGAACAACGATGAAATCTTCAGGAGCGATGTTATCTGCACCATCCCTGCATCAGCTGATTATCCCATCCTTAACCTATCCCACGCCGTGGGCATCATCTGCTACGAGTTCTCACGCCTTTCGCGCGGTGACTACCTGCTCGCATCACGCGAAGAGATGGACCATCTCTATGCCCATATCGATTCTTACCTGGACAAGATCGACCATCCGTTGTTCAAGCGCCAGCCGACCATGCTCCTGATCCGCCGGGTGCTGGGGAGGACGAAACTCACCGCCAGGGAGGCGAGCACCCTGCATGGCCTGATGCGGCGGTCCGAGTGGCATTTCAATCCTGCGGCGTTCGTGCGAAAGAAGGCGCAGGATGAGGATTAACTTCATGGGTGTTCCGGGTTTGCAATACAGAGTTTGTTATTTCGTCCATCACAATGCAGGATGAGGATTAACTTCAGGAGTATTCCGGGTATCCCGGCGCATTTCCTGGATTGCCTGCCTGTATCCGCAGCCGGATATCTTCCCAATCCGGGGATCGCAGAACAATGTTCCGGATACCCACCACGGCTTTAAATACATCTCTCTCACACCCCTCATCATATGCAGCCTCTCGCTTCTTTTCTTCTTGCAGGAGCCCTCGTCCTGTTGCTCCTCTCCTGTGGGTGCACGACCCCTCTCCCCATAACCCCTACGCCCACCCAGACCCTGGCAACGACCACGATGCCGACTGCGACCCCGCTTTCCACTCCACCGCCCCAGGCAACCCTCTTCGGGGTGACCTGGTACCTGATCTCAATGCGTAGCGGAGCCAGCAGCAATGTTTTGCCGGGGACCGAGATAACGGCCTTCTTCGACGGGCATGGGAAGGTGTATGGTTCATCGGGATGCAACCAGTATACTGCTTCCTACTCAGGGCTTCTGAACAACCTTGCCATCGGGACTCCGTCAACGACTGATATGAAATGCCTTTCCCCGCCGGGCACCATGAGCCAGGAGAGCCTCTACCTTATCATTCTCCAGGGCGCCTCGCGGTTCAAGATCGAGAAAAACATCCTGACTATCATGGATAGCAACGGGAATACCATCCTCACCTACTCCCTCAGCCCTCCCAGAGAACTAACCCCTGCTCCGTTGATCGGAAGCACCTGGTTCCTCAACTCGTTCGTTGATGCAGAAGGGAACTTCTATACCAAGGGGCAGTCCCACCCTATCTCCCTTCATCTCACCAACGACAATAAGCTCAATGGTAACGCCGGGTGTAACGACTATTCCGGCTCCTTTGCGGTGAGCGGGAGTACCATCTCCATCAACGCCTTTGCAACCACGGCCAGGTCATGCGATGAGTCAGAGGTCATGGAGCTCGAGAAGACCTATCTCGCTGTGCTGCCACAGATAATGCTATACCAGATATCCGGCAACGAGCTTACTCTCTCGGATGGGACCGGGAAGATCAGCATGATTTACGATACCATGCCGTGACTGCGAAACACCTTCTTTTCTTTCCTATCCCCGTCAACCTCGACAACCCTGTCGGCCTATCCCCTGGAGCCATCATTCTCCATCTCCCTTCAGGCACTCTCATTACCTTTCATTCCCCATAGTTTACACGAATGATCCTCGTTGACTGGCAGATCCTGGACCGTGTCGCCAGGGGATTTATCTGCGTCGACCCCTTCGAGTCGTCTCTCGTGCAGCCAAACTCGCTCGATATCCGGCTCGGCAACCACTTTGTATGGTACGAAGAGAGCGGAGAGGTGATCGATCCCTACCGGCAAGAAACCATCGCCAGCGGTACGCGAGAGTGCATCACTGACTCGGTTGTGATCGCTCCCGGACAGTTCATGCTGGCCGAGACCAT
It contains:
- a CDS encoding phosphoglycerol geranylgeranyltransferase, whose amino-acid sequence is MHTKWKNWVHVTKLDPDKTLPPGIVSEIAASGTDALMLSGTLNVTLENLERLHREVAVSGLPLVMEPASPEAVLANGIDLLFVPSVLNSSEVQWIVGKHRDWILHNNRIDWERVIPEAYIVLNPDSAVGKVTRSNCMLSPAEVASYAMVADRYFRFPIVYIEYSGMYGNPAAVKAASEVIDSAVLYYGGGINSGQRAAEMAKYADTIVVGNAVYDRCIDVLKETVKAVQ
- a CDS encoding RNA methyltransferase; this translates as MPEIDIVLVAPLYEGNVGFAARVMKNFGFSRLVLIDPCTLGLEARARAAHAGDVLDSAEILTLEEVFSRSDLVIATTGEVSKSVCTPMRMPYFQPSEIRDIIADIDGRIAVLFGRENWGLNNDEIFRSDVICTIPASADYPILNLSHAVGIICYEFSRLSRGDYLLASREEMDHLYAHIDSYLDKIDHPLFKRQPTMLLIRRVLGRTKLTAREASTLHGLMRRSEWHFNPAAFVRKKAQDED
- a CDS encoding META domain-containing protein, which encodes MQPLASFLLAGALVLLLLSCGCTTPLPITPTPTQTLATTTMPTATPLSTPPPQATLFGVTWYLISMRSGASSNVLPGTEITAFFDGHGKVYGSSGCNQYTASYSGLLNNLAIGTPSTTDMKCLSPPGTMSQESLYLIILQGASRFKIEKNILTIMDSNGNTILTYSLSPPRELTPAPLIGSTWFLNSFVDAEGNFYTKGQSHPISLHLTNDNKLNGNAGCNDYSGSFAVSGSTISINAFATTARSCDESEVMELEKTYLAVLPQIMLYQISGNELTLSDGTGKISMIYDTMP